One genomic window of Leptospira paudalimensis includes the following:
- a CDS encoding glycine--tRNA ligase: MAQPKEKEEQSLKPIVAVSKRRGFVFPGSEIYGGLSNTFDYGPNGIEVLNNLKRLWWEYFVHRRDDVLGLDSSILLHPRVWEASGHISNFNDPLMDCKKCKTRVRVDKFLEDKEGEGAATGKSLEELTNTIREKAYACPTCGTVGSFTDARQFNLMFKTSHGASEEGATDIYLRPETAQGIFINFKNVTQIARKKVPFGIAQIGKSFRNEIMARQFIFRTREFEQMEMEFFCEPGTQKEWFKYWVDYCMDWLVNVVGLKKENLRVREHEKEELSFYSDSTSDIEYKYPFGWGELWGIASRTDYDLTQHEKFSSEDLKYHDLDQKKKYLPYVVEPALGLNRLFLAVLCDAYEEEKLEKDDIRTVLRFGKRVSPMKVAIFPLMKKDGLDAKAKEIYADLRNHWYVDYDESGAIGKRYRRHDEIGTPFCITVDYDTMSDGTVTIRERDSMKQERIPVSELKSYLIQRMV, from the coding sequence ATGGCACAGCCGAAAGAGAAAGAAGAACAGTCGCTTAAACCCATAGTCGCAGTCTCCAAGAGAAGAGGCTTTGTTTTCCCAGGATCCGAAATTTACGGAGGCCTCTCCAATACCTTTGACTATGGTCCAAATGGGATTGAAGTCCTTAATAATTTAAAACGCCTTTGGTGGGAGTATTTTGTCCACCGTCGGGACGATGTATTAGGACTCGACTCTTCTATCCTCCTCCACCCTCGTGTTTGGGAAGCTTCTGGCCATATTTCCAATTTTAATGACCCACTGATGGATTGCAAAAAATGCAAAACCCGAGTGCGTGTGGACAAATTTTTAGAGGATAAAGAAGGCGAAGGTGCGGCAACTGGAAAAAGTTTAGAAGAGCTAACAAACACCATCCGAGAAAAAGCCTATGCCTGCCCCACTTGTGGAACCGTTGGTAGTTTCACCGATGCAAGGCAATTCAATTTGATGTTTAAGACTTCTCATGGTGCTTCCGAGGAAGGTGCGACAGACATTTACCTTCGTCCCGAAACTGCCCAAGGGATTTTTATCAATTTTAAAAATGTAACTCAAATTGCGCGGAAAAAAGTTCCCTTCGGAATTGCTCAAATTGGGAAGTCCTTCCGTAACGAAATCATGGCACGCCAATTTATCTTTCGCACTCGTGAGTTCGAACAGATGGAGATGGAATTTTTCTGTGAACCTGGAACGCAAAAAGAATGGTTCAAGTATTGGGTAGACTACTGCATGGATTGGCTTGTGAATGTAGTCGGTTTAAAAAAAGAAAACCTACGAGTGAGAGAACATGAAAAGGAAGAACTTTCCTTTTATAGTGATTCCACAAGTGACATCGAATACAAATACCCGTTTGGTTGGGGAGAACTTTGGGGTATTGCCTCTAGAACCGATTACGACCTAACCCAACACGAAAAATTTTCATCCGAAGATTTAAAATATCACGACTTAGACCAAAAGAAAAAATACCTTCCCTATGTTGTCGAACCAGCACTTGGTCTTAACCGCCTCTTCTTAGCCGTGTTATGTGATGCCTATGAAGAAGAAAAATTAGAAAAAGATGACATTCGAACTGTTTTGCGTTTTGGAAAACGAGTGAGTCCTATGAAGGTGGCGATTTTTCCATTGATGAAAAAAGACGGACTTGATGCCAAAGCAAAAGAAATTTACGCAGATCTCAGAAACCATTGGTATGTTGACTATGATGAAAGTGGTGCGATTGGAAAACGTTACCGTCGCCATGATGAGATAGGAACTCCATTTTGTATCACAGTGGATTACGATACCATGAGTGATGGGACTGTTACCATTCGTGAAAGGGATTCAATGAAACAAGAAAGAATTCCTGTTTCTGAACTCAAATCATACCTCATCCAAAGAATGGTATAG
- a CDS encoding TonB-dependent receptor domain-containing protein encodes MLNEIENETQAKKGKNLLLLCVTLMVPTLLFSQDEKSQPNQEPKVEVQAKEETPTIRVKGKKDTDREFLGDVEGTNIYSGKKNEVIRLDKVNANLAMGNTRQVYAKVPGITIWENDGSGIQPGIGARGLSPNRNWEFNTRMNGHDIASDSFGYPEAYFNPPLEALEKVEIIRGAGSLQYGPQFGGMVNYVVKKADPTKPVKVETKTTGGSFNTLNQYSSVSGTVGDWSYFVFYQGRSSDGWRENSQYNVQNGFVNLAYKVSEKLKISMEMAKSTYLSQQAGGLTDEQFRIDPRQSGRTRNWFSAPWNVPAMNIDYEQSPTARTNVKIFGLYGERNSVGVVSAANVTDPIQPRTLEYSPRQIDRDTYRNYGMEARQIFNYDLLERTHTLSFGGRYFNGNTDRFRNPNGTTGSKFDLRETNFTGVCYDGTRNCRIADLEFSTLNYAGFVENLFRITDALSLTPGVRYEWIRSTASGRVNESIPSASKPFGGMIQPKERVQRQVLYGLGAQYQITKTTNLYANYSRAFRPVVYSELFAPTATLNEVDPNLKDQSGYNADAGYRGKFGQWIQFDMSVFELRYNNRVGQLPGLLPGQANFQTNVGDSLHRGVEAYLEVDPIVLLTESQPYGSFSLFTSSANVNARYIRWEDPRVLTNPANAQNFYRVGKLVENAPSQIHRYGVTYHYKNVLSFTYLISYTGATYADAANTGPATANGQIGLIPSYTVRDFTFVWNFHENFSLRGGVNNMTNQMYFTRRAGGYPGPGILPSDGMFYFIGLSAVF; translated from the coding sequence ATGCTAAATGAAATTGAGAACGAAACTCAAGCCAAGAAGGGGAAAAACCTACTCCTCTTATGTGTCACTTTGATGGTTCCAACCCTCCTATTTTCCCAGGATGAAAAATCACAACCGAACCAGGAACCAAAAGTGGAAGTGCAAGCGAAGGAAGAAACTCCTACCATCCGCGTGAAAGGGAAAAAAGATACAGACCGCGAATTTCTCGGAGATGTAGAAGGCACAAATATCTATTCAGGTAAAAAAAACGAAGTGATTCGATTAGATAAAGTGAATGCGAATTTAGCGATGGGAAACACTCGTCAGGTGTATGCAAAAGTTCCTGGCATTACCATTTGGGAGAATGATGGGAGTGGGATCCAACCAGGAATAGGTGCAAGAGGTTTGTCTCCCAATCGAAATTGGGAATTTAACACTCGTATGAACGGGCATGACATTGCTTCTGATTCCTTCGGTTACCCTGAAGCATATTTTAATCCACCTTTAGAAGCACTAGAAAAAGTAGAGATCATCAGAGGGGCTGGTTCCTTACAATACGGGCCTCAATTTGGTGGGATGGTCAATTATGTGGTGAAAAAAGCTGACCCAACTAAGCCTGTCAAAGTTGAAACCAAAACCACGGGTGGTTCTTTCAACACCCTCAACCAATATAGTTCTGTTAGTGGGACTGTAGGAGATTGGAGTTATTTTGTTTTTTACCAAGGCCGTAGTTCTGATGGATGGAGGGAAAATTCACAGTACAATGTCCAAAATGGATTTGTGAATTTGGCATATAAAGTTTCCGAAAAATTGAAAATCTCAATGGAAATGGCAAAGTCAACTTACTTAAGCCAACAAGCTGGTGGACTCACCGATGAACAATTTCGGATCGACCCAAGGCAGTCAGGAAGGACAAGAAACTGGTTTAGTGCCCCTTGGAATGTTCCAGCGATGAACATTGATTACGAACAAAGTCCGACTGCGAGAACCAATGTTAAAATCTTCGGACTTTATGGAGAAAGAAATTCAGTTGGTGTTGTATCGGCAGCAAATGTTACGGACCCAATCCAACCTCGGACTTTAGAATATAGTCCAAGGCAAATTGATAGAGATACCTATCGAAATTATGGGATGGAAGCAAGACAGATCTTTAACTACGATTTATTGGAAAGAACTCATACTCTTTCATTTGGTGGTAGGTACTTTAATGGGAATACAGATCGATTTCGAAATCCAAATGGAACAACAGGATCTAAATTTGATCTAAGGGAAACCAATTTCACTGGAGTGTGTTATGATGGCACAAGAAATTGTCGGATCGCTGATTTAGAATTCTCTACATTAAATTACGCTGGATTTGTTGAAAATTTATTCCGTATCACTGATGCCCTTTCACTTACTCCTGGTGTTCGATATGAATGGATTCGGTCCACAGCTTCAGGCCGAGTCAATGAATCAATACCAAGCGCATCAAAACCGTTTGGTGGGATGATCCAACCAAAGGAACGTGTTCAAAGACAGGTTCTTTATGGACTTGGTGCACAATACCAAATAACAAAAACAACCAATTTATATGCAAACTATTCACGCGCGTTTCGGCCAGTCGTCTATTCGGAGTTATTTGCACCAACTGCTACCTTAAATGAAGTTGATCCTAACTTAAAAGACCAATCAGGATATAATGCAGATGCAGGATACCGTGGGAAATTTGGACAGTGGATCCAGTTTGACATGAGTGTTTTTGAACTCCGTTATAACAATCGTGTTGGCCAACTTCCAGGACTTCTCCCTGGCCAAGCTAACTTCCAAACGAATGTGGGAGATTCCTTACACAGAGGGGTAGAGGCATACTTAGAAGTTGATCCAATTGTATTACTGACAGAATCACAACCATACGGATCTTTTAGTTTATTCACATCGAGCGCAAATGTGAATGCTCGTTATATCCGTTGGGAAGATCCACGTGTTCTCACAAATCCAGCAAATGCACAAAACTTTTATCGTGTTGGAAAACTTGTAGAAAACGCCCCTTCACAAATCCATCGTTATGGAGTCACATACCATTATAAAAATGTCTTAAGTTTCACGTATTTGATCAGTTATACGGGAGCAACTTATGCGGATGCTGCCAATACAGGTCCTGCTACAGCGAATGGACAAATTGGTCTCATCCCTTCCTATACAGTGAGAGACTTTACGTTTGTTTGGAATTTTCACGAAAATTTTTCACTTCGTGGAGGAGTTAACAACATGACAAACCAAATGTATTTTACTCGTCGTGCGGGAGGATACCCCGGACCAGGGATTTTACCTTCCGATGGGATGTTTTATTTTATTGGCTTAAGTGCTGTATTTTAG
- a CDS encoding TPM domain-containing protein, whose amino-acid sequence MLWNPKSIFQFLFTICLVYLICLIPVFAKDPKLLTSPITDEVGILSSTQSAHLQSVISEIESKTGAQVFLYIIESLEGENLESYSLQVAERSKIGQKGKDNGVLVLLSVGDRKVRIEVGYGLEETLTDVLCNRIIKNIMIPEFKKGDIPNGILLGYDAITLILFGDASSNPNLQTNYPDGIGTAFSNDDTVRNIGIATAVIVVALIGFFVMTDGKKYKRKLWLEVLYASVFLIGLIYFLPDAMFYFFCLGIVCLNLYLLYGIWEWFSYPLAILSLLFWIPFLQYAFQAEWLVLLWVFGIIGFILLVIKLALDEVLKERFGELAKKMGLSAGELFFHILALLSLWFSIQSYLNKEGLFYILYYQGIILFTLYGFTISVFQKHAIRYAVALVVWLCLVGGIVFSLPKGQELSPPINYETVLITFSSFVCLVLGFVLAKSIHVKSWKARTLKYGLISFVWTLGFSIERILGQTISFSFFGWIFLLSYFIILILHFFITIWEESDGSSYSSSSSSSSSYRSSSSAYSSSSRSSSGGGGGSFGGGGSSGSW is encoded by the coding sequence ATGTTATGGAATCCGAAATCGATCTTCCAATTCCTCTTCACAATTTGTTTGGTTTATCTCATTTGTTTGATACCAGTTTTTGCAAAAGATCCCAAACTCCTCACTTCGCCCATCACGGATGAAGTTGGAATCTTGAGTTCCACACAGAGCGCTCACTTACAATCGGTTATATCCGAAATCGAATCAAAAACTGGAGCACAAGTATTTTTATACATCATTGAAAGTTTAGAGGGAGAAAATTTAGAATCTTATTCCCTTCAAGTCGCAGAACGATCAAAAATTGGCCAAAAAGGAAAAGATAATGGGGTGCTAGTACTCCTTTCGGTAGGTGATCGTAAGGTAAGGATAGAAGTTGGTTATGGATTAGAGGAAACTTTAACAGACGTATTGTGCAATCGAATCATCAAAAACATCATGATTCCCGAATTCAAAAAAGGAGATATTCCAAACGGGATTCTACTTGGTTATGATGCGATAACATTGATACTATTTGGTGATGCTAGTTCCAATCCCAATTTGCAAACGAATTATCCAGATGGTATTGGTACAGCTTTTTCCAATGACGATACGGTGAGAAATATAGGCATTGCCACTGCTGTGATTGTTGTTGCACTCATCGGTTTTTTTGTGATGACGGATGGTAAAAAATACAAACGAAAACTTTGGTTGGAAGTTTTGTATGCCAGCGTTTTTTTGATTGGACTCATCTACTTCCTTCCTGATGCCATGTTCTACTTCTTTTGTTTGGGAATTGTTTGTTTGAATTTATATCTTTTGTATGGAATTTGGGAATGGTTTTCGTATCCGTTAGCCATCCTCTCTCTTCTTTTCTGGATTCCATTTTTACAATATGCGTTCCAAGCAGAATGGCTCGTTCTCCTTTGGGTGTTTGGAATCATTGGATTCATTTTACTTGTCATTAAACTAGCATTAGATGAAGTTTTAAAGGAAAGATTTGGGGAACTTGCAAAAAAAATGGGCCTCAGTGCAGGTGAACTTTTTTTTCACATACTTGCCCTTCTTAGTTTATGGTTTAGCATCCAATCGTATCTAAACAAAGAAGGATTGTTTTACATTTTATACTACCAGGGAATCATCCTATTTACCCTCTATGGATTCACGATTTCTGTATTCCAAAAACATGCCATCCGATACGCAGTTGCTTTGGTCGTTTGGTTATGCCTAGTGGGAGGGATTGTATTTTCCTTGCCAAAAGGACAGGAACTGTCTCCGCCTATCAACTACGAAACAGTCTTAATTACCTTTTCAAGCTTTGTTTGTTTGGTGTTAGGGTTTGTCTTAGCAAAATCAATTCACGTGAAATCTTGGAAGGCAAGGACTTTGAAGTATGGGCTCATCTCTTTCGTTTGGACTTTAGGGTTTTCGATCGAACGAATTTTGGGTCAGACGATTTCCTTCTCTTTCTTTGGTTGGATCTTTCTTCTTTCCTATTTCATCATACTCATTCTGCACTTCTTCATTACCATATGGGAAGAGAGCGATGGAAGTTCTTATTCCTCTAGTTCCAGTTCTTCGTCTAGTTACCGAAGTTCTTCGAGTGCCTATAGTTCTAGCTCGCGATCGAGTTCTGGTGGTGGCGGAGGGAGTTTTGGAGGAGGAGGGAGTTCTGGAAGTTGGTAA
- a CDS encoding TetR/AcrR family transcriptional regulator translates to MFNLLEIEHSVLNLIGPIDTMPNSMNLQLKLGVNQTFTKREQTKQKIFRTAIVLFQKEGYETTTMRMIAKEAKVSLGLTYYHFQSKEDLVLEFYKSSQKELIRQSESFFKTTKDFKARYKFIVTTQLELFSHHKKFLQVLARQAGDPTYPLSPFSSESESLREEAVGIIRFAMMSSNSKLREDLSKVLPDLLWMQQMGILFFWLSDPSKSFQNTKLMIHDSLDLTFKLIKLSNFPLFKSVMGPIFRMVKLAKLKS, encoded by the coding sequence GTGTTCAATTTGTTGGAAATCGAACATTCTGTTCTCAATTTAATTGGACCAATCGATACAATGCCAAACTCAATGAACTTACAACTCAAACTAGGGGTGAATCAAACATTCACAAAAAGGGAACAAACCAAACAAAAGATTTTTCGAACGGCAATTGTCCTATTTCAAAAAGAAGGATATGAGACAACAACAATGCGAATGATTGCAAAGGAAGCCAAAGTTTCATTGGGACTTACCTATTACCATTTCCAATCCAAAGAAGATTTGGTATTAGAATTTTATAAAAGTTCCCAAAAGGAATTGATCAGACAATCGGAATCGTTTTTCAAAACAACTAAAGATTTTAAAGCGCGTTATAAGTTTATCGTCACAACACAATTGGAGCTTTTTTCCCATCATAAAAAATTTTTACAGGTCCTTGCAAGACAAGCTGGAGATCCAACCTATCCTCTATCACCATTTAGTTCTGAGAGTGAGAGTTTACGAGAAGAAGCGGTAGGAATCATTCGATTTGCGATGATGAGTTCTAATTCAAAATTACGAGAGGACTTAAGTAAGGTTCTCCCTGATCTTCTATGGATGCAACAAATGGGGATTTTATTCTTTTGGTTAAGTGATCCATCTAAATCGTTTCAAAACACAAAATTGATGATCCATGATTCTTTGGATCTTACTTTTAAACTCATCAAACTTTCCAATTTCCCATTGTTCAAAAGTGTAATGGGACCCATCTTTCGGATGGTCAAACTTGCAAAATTGAAATCATAA
- a CDS encoding GyrI-like domain-containing protein → MENKKHFLMAGLSEPLVQTEKFTVMGLRIRTSNAPGDAEVKIPATYSKFYKEDIPKKMEMLRKIDPLFAVYSSYESDENGAYDFLLGYAVDPNTKPLPGMELIQVAPQNGRYFAIQPGPPEEVVPKFWAEIWNHPEIPKIRSFQTDWEEYSEAGIRVFLSTT, encoded by the coding sequence TTGGAAAACAAAAAGCATTTCCTTATGGCTGGATTGTCAGAACCACTTGTTCAAACAGAAAAATTTACGGTTATGGGACTTCGTATCAGAACATCCAATGCACCTGGAGATGCGGAAGTCAAAATTCCAGCCACCTATTCGAAATTTTATAAAGAAGACATTCCCAAAAAAATGGAAATGTTACGAAAGATAGATCCTCTGTTTGCAGTATATTCTTCTTATGAATCGGATGAAAATGGTGCTTATGATTTTTTGTTAGGTTATGCTGTAGATCCAAACACAAAACCACTTCCAGGAATGGAACTGATTCAGGTTGCGCCACAAAACGGCCGTTATTTTGCGATTCAACCTGGCCCACCTGAAGAAGTTGTGCCAAAATTTTGGGCTGAAATTTGGAACCATCCCGAAATTCCTAAAATTAGAAGTTTTCAAACAGATTGGGAAGAATATTCGGAAGCAGGGATCCGAGTTTTTTTATCTACTACTTAG
- a CDS encoding energy transducer TonB family protein produces the protein MDSANSQYLSPWAKKSLTFFLWLSPLFSLGPFLAFGILFAFPKEFRLRLKAIAVIAVYILNWILFYPVELLHRSSMEWEGMINAFLAQDGTTFRLKFGFFIVCFLLLFSNYLHSLFRNRKRELVRQIRVNREFPNSQIRTEMRIRDSKFDTILLVLVLALVFQYLFLCITESLHPQKNLSPLAPLYDVHQFVFNYSISVCILLFSFNRNKIPSLFAKPYLRYMDGIRIRESWKQAVKTEGKFPLRLELIIKQKAKFRDQIVPGFGHIYVYEYWRGFPILFLTLLLYLFSAVWVFSYLSPIFGIQFLAGFGLKPGIPDKDFFISSQNIAYAIFSLAALVGLYFYSAMILEKSFSLENLGIKKDKDGESEPFFKPGLRKGFRNVLPLSLLFHLVLLCLVFLIPISIQRGKKKEQSAQKNDHFRPEKMEFYFIDPNVPDDTQGLNGGVITGNETENKEKGEKISNEKVADNGPVKGYIKKIRGKKVPPTYSNYISAKMRIPESYMDYWAKAPHPYSSVVAYTITQDGDVIDVELVEASDYPDQDLRTLQLVESLGPLMPPPGTKSDIRVTELFWNGPIDPEFVPTPLQKEMINLFDGRYMEEIPE, from the coding sequence ATGGATTCGGCAAACTCTCAATACCTCTCACCCTGGGCAAAAAAGTCCTTAACGTTTTTCCTTTGGCTCTCTCCACTTTTCAGTTTGGGACCTTTTTTGGCTTTTGGTATCCTATTTGCATTCCCTAAGGAATTTCGCCTCCGCCTAAAAGCAATCGCAGTCATCGCGGTTTACATTCTCAATTGGATTTTGTTTTACCCTGTTGAGTTACTACATCGTTCCAGTATGGAATGGGAGGGAATGATCAATGCATTTTTAGCGCAAGATGGAACAACCTTCCGATTGAAGTTTGGGTTTTTTATCGTTTGTTTCCTTCTCCTCTTTTCCAATTACCTTCATAGCCTTTTTCGGAATCGGAAACGAGAATTGGTAAGACAGATTCGTGTTAACAGAGAATTCCCAAATTCCCAAATCCGAACTGAGATGCGAATTCGAGATTCTAAATTTGATACCATTTTGCTTGTGCTCGTCCTTGCACTCGTATTCCAGTATTTATTTTTATGCATTACCGAATCGCTACACCCACAAAAGAATTTATCACCTCTAGCACCTCTTTACGACGTTCACCAGTTTGTATTTAATTATTCAATCTCAGTTTGTATTTTATTATTCAGTTTTAATCGAAACAAAATCCCTTCCCTTTTTGCGAAACCTTATCTTCGTTATATGGATGGGATTCGTATTCGTGAAAGTTGGAAACAAGCTGTTAAAACAGAAGGAAAGTTCCCACTTCGCTTAGAACTCATCATCAAACAAAAAGCAAAATTCCGTGATCAGATAGTACCTGGGTTTGGGCATATTTATGTTTATGAATATTGGCGTGGATTTCCCATTTTATTCCTAACTCTGTTATTGTACTTATTTTCTGCGGTTTGGGTATTTTCTTATCTCAGTCCGATTTTTGGGATTCAGTTCCTCGCTGGTTTTGGATTAAAACCAGGAATCCCTGACAAAGATTTTTTTATTTCTTCACAAAACATTGCGTATGCGATATTTTCACTTGCTGCATTAGTTGGATTGTATTTTTACTCTGCAATGATTTTGGAGAAGTCATTTAGTCTAGAAAATTTAGGAATCAAAAAAGACAAAGATGGTGAATCAGAACCATTTTTTAAACCTGGCTTACGAAAAGGATTTAGAAACGTCCTACCTTTATCATTACTCTTTCATTTGGTTTTACTTTGTTTGGTCTTCCTTATTCCTATTAGTATCCAACGTGGTAAAAAAAAGGAACAATCTGCACAAAAGAATGACCACTTCAGGCCTGAAAAGATGGAGTTTTATTTCATCGATCCAAATGTCCCAGATGATACGCAAGGATTGAATGGGGGAGTTATCACCGGAAACGAAACCGAAAACAAGGAAAAGGGTGAAAAAATTTCCAATGAGAAGGTAGCGGATAACGGACCTGTGAAAGGTTACATCAAAAAAATCCGTGGGAAAAAAGTCCCTCCCACTTATTCCAATTATATCTCTGCAAAAATGAGGATTCCTGAAAGTTATATGGACTATTGGGCAAAAGCCCCCCATCCGTATTCGAGTGTAGTTGCCTATACAATCACACAAGATGGTGATGTCATTGATGTCGAACTTGTAGAAGCATCCGATTACCCAGACCAAGACTTAAGGACTTTACAACTTGTGGAAAGTTTAGGACCACTTATGCCACCTCCTGGAACAAAAAGTGACATTCGTGTCACCGAACTATTTTGGAACGGACCCATTGACCCTGAGTTTGTTCCTACTCCCTTACAAAAAGAAATGATCAACTTGTTTGACGGCCGTTATATGGAAGAGATACCTGAATGA
- a CDS encoding GNAT family N-acetyltransferase: MIRDLLESDRNQTIELVNQFFRKVNELELDGLFRIRPRAATKFTDIYFKLIGTGKVYMRGYFVEEELVSLVIGRIEEKPHLEEERSLFIDLAVTKLGKKKKGYMTELLKDVDLWCLEKNIPAIELRAILKNEEAVKFWNKSGFDPFYIRYRKRITNS; encoded by the coding sequence TTGATCCGCGATCTATTAGAATCTGACAGAAACCAAACCATCGAACTCGTGAATCAGTTTTTCCGAAAGGTAAACGAACTCGAGTTAGATGGTCTTTTCCGCATCCGTCCCCGCGCAGCTACCAAATTCACAGATATCTATTTTAAATTGATTGGTACAGGGAAAGTGTACATGCGTGGGTATTTTGTGGAAGAGGAACTAGTTTCTCTTGTGATTGGAAGGATTGAAGAAAAACCCCACCTCGAAGAAGAAAGAAGTCTCTTCATTGATCTTGCTGTCACCAAATTAGGAAAAAAGAAAAAAGGGTATATGACGGAACTCCTCAAAGACGTGGATCTTTGGTGTTTGGAAAAAAACATTCCCGCCATTGAACTTCGTGCCATTTTAAAAAACGAAGAAGCTGTCAAATTCTGGAATAAGTCAGGCTTCGATCCGTTTTACATCCGTTACCGCAAGCGAATTACCAATTCATAA
- a CDS encoding PrsW family glutamic-type intramembrane protease, translating to MKEMGAFDYLIGAATVFPWAVVIWKAYKPKKGWQEVIGILFALVFGWLSTDLILRLQPILWPETDFSPKKKVSLLTQTAHLAFIQAGITEETFKVFFIMVLSFVLGYDRKTKEFSPSVVLFAGFVAMGFSFVENTHYIFREPEEKKLNLFIARTIHSSNIHLLINLCFSMFLLKSNLKEDVSAKRLMIMFGFVLAVLQHGVVDFLLIPGATIGLWISTAMFVGIWVWVVTDWREYVIEKKSQSNKIEPMEAPVL from the coding sequence ATGAAAGAAATGGGAGCCTTTGATTATTTGATTGGAGCGGCCACAGTGTTTCCATGGGCAGTTGTCATTTGGAAGGCTTACAAACCGAAAAAAGGCTGGCAGGAGGTCATCGGGATTCTCTTTGCCTTGGTATTTGGTTGGTTATCCACCGATTTAATTTTAAGATTACAACCCATCCTTTGGCCAGAGACAGATTTTTCTCCGAAAAAAAAGGTAAGTTTACTCACACAAACTGCTCATTTAGCTTTTATCCAAGCAGGAATTACCGAAGAAACGTTTAAAGTATTCTTTATCATGGTATTGTCTTTTGTTTTGGGTTACGATCGCAAAACAAAAGAATTTTCACCGAGTGTTGTATTGTTCGCTGGATTTGTGGCAATGGGATTTTCCTTCGTCGAAAACACGCATTATATCTTCCGTGAACCTGAAGAAAAAAAATTAAATCTTTTTATCGCAAGAACCATCCATTCTTCCAATATCCATCTATTGATCAATTTGTGTTTTTCTATGTTCTTATTAAAGAGTAACTTAAAAGAAGATGTAAGTGCTAAACGATTGATGATCATGTTTGGATTTGTACTTGCTGTTTTGCAACATGGTGTAGTCGATTTTTTACTCATCCCTGGTGCCACGATTGGACTTTGGATTTCAACCGCTATGTTTGTTGGGATATGGGTTTGGGTGGTTACCGATTGGCGAGAATACGTAATTGAAAAAAAAAGCCAATCGAACAAAATTGAACCAATGGAAGCACCTGTTTTATGA
- a CDS encoding esterase/lipase family protein gives MIRKSLLAFFVTAMMATPVLASSGSSSKPLAGTYPIILSHGLFGWGENSGGIISIVNYWGGTDDYLRSQGATVYAPSKTAANSNEVRAAELKAAILTYAAATNYSGKFHILGHSQGGLDSRYMVSNLGLSTRVATLTTLNTPHYGSPIADIIKTVLPGWIQPFVASIVETLVKVVYGGTNQQNALAALSSLTKEGLSTFNSYTPNQSGVKYFSYGSYITLPDLIQHPLMGILHPACAAGGLFQGQGATNDGLVPLSSQKWGTWKGGPSYGILTTGVDHLQVSNTLRSGSLWYDVEGFYMNMASNMKANQ, from the coding sequence ATGATTCGAAAAAGTCTTTTGGCCTTTTTTGTGACTGCCATGATGGCAACCCCAGTTCTTGCGAGTTCTGGTTCTTCTTCTAAACCACTTGCGGGAACCTACCCGATCATTTTATCACATGGCCTTTTTGGATGGGGCGAAAATTCTGGTGGGATCATTAGTATTGTCAACTATTGGGGTGGAACAGATGACTACCTCAGAAGCCAAGGAGCTACTGTATACGCTCCATCAAAAACAGCAGCTAACTCAAATGAAGTGAGAGCAGCCGAATTAAAAGCCGCTATCTTAACTTATGCAGCAGCCACTAACTACTCTGGCAAATTCCATATCCTTGGCCACTCCCAAGGTGGACTCGATAGTCGTTATATGGTTTCCAACTTAGGACTTTCCACTCGAGTGGCAACACTTACAACACTCAATACTCCTCACTATGGTTCACCTATTGCTGATATCATCAAAACTGTCCTTCCAGGTTGGATCCAACCTTTTGTTGCAAGCATTGTAGAAACACTTGTGAAAGTAGTTTATGGTGGAACCAACCAACAGAATGCACTTGCAGCTTTATCTTCTCTTACCAAAGAAGGTTTATCTACATTTAACTCTTACACTCCCAATCAATCAGGTGTGAAGTATTTCTCATATGGTTCTTACATCACTCTTCCTGATTTAATCCAACACCCACTCATGGGAATTTTGCACCCTGCATGTGCTGCTGGTGGACTTTTCCAAGGACAAGGGGCAACAAATGATGGTCTTGTTCCACTTTCTTCTCAAAAATGGGGAACATGGAAAGGAGGTCCTTCCTATGGTATCCTTACCACTGGAGTTGACCACTTACAAGTTTCCAATACACTTCGTTCTGGAAGTTTATGGTATGATGTAGAAGGATTTTATATGAATATGGCTTCCAATATGAAGGCGAACCAATAA